From Chromohalobacter canadensis, one genomic window encodes:
- the msbA gene encoding lipid A export permease/ATP-binding protein MsbA, whose product MGRASLSTSGDAVRNATSWSLYRRLLGYVKPHWKAFMAAVVGYAIYAASSTALAEMMKRLIDGIQNPDAAFRLMLPLFVIGMFAARGVGTFLGTYYMSDVARNVVHALRCEVFNHMLSLPGRFFDMHSSGHLLSRVTYHVEQVTGAATNAITIILREGLFVIGLVSYLLWTNWMLTLIFLAVTPLIGLVVSYTSKRFRRLSRRIQNSMGDVTHVASEALSGYRVVRTHGAEGYEKARFAEASDYNREQSMKVALTKAVSTPVIQLLVALSLAGLVWLAMSPALMASMTPGEFVGFITAASLMAKPVRQLTEVNSTIQKGLSASQELFGLLEQPSEVDEGTYVPTRIDGRVRFEGVRFHYGEDQGEVLKGIDLDIPAGEMIAIVGRSGSGKSTLVSLLPRFYRPTEGRVMLDDVDIQTYSLSPLRQRIALVSQQVTLFNTTIGANIAYGHPESDREAVEHAARAAYAHEFIERLPNGYETVVGDNGVMLSGGQRQRLAIARAIFKDAPVLVLDEATSALDTESERYIQQALETVCRGRTTFVIAHRLSTIERADRILVMEQGEIIESGTHTELLSQDGAYAALHQLQFQEAE is encoded by the coding sequence ATGGGGCGAGCAAGCCTCTCAACCAGCGGAGACGCCGTGAGAAACGCTACCAGTTGGTCCCTTTACCGTCGCTTGCTGGGATACGTTAAACCGCATTGGAAGGCATTCATGGCCGCCGTGGTGGGGTACGCCATCTATGCGGCCTCGAGCACCGCGTTGGCGGAAATGATGAAGCGCCTGATCGACGGCATCCAGAATCCCGATGCGGCCTTTCGCCTAATGTTGCCCCTGTTCGTGATCGGCATGTTCGCGGCGCGGGGCGTGGGGACATTCCTGGGTACCTATTACATGAGTGATGTGGCCCGTAATGTGGTCCATGCGTTGCGCTGCGAAGTGTTCAACCACATGTTGAGCTTGCCGGGGCGTTTCTTCGACATGCACTCGAGCGGTCATCTGCTCTCGCGCGTCACTTATCATGTCGAACAGGTTACCGGCGCGGCGACCAACGCCATCACCATCATTCTGCGTGAAGGCCTGTTCGTGATCGGCCTGGTCAGTTATCTCCTCTGGACCAACTGGATGCTGACGTTGATCTTCTTGGCCGTTACACCGTTGATTGGTCTTGTGGTCAGTTACACGAGCAAGCGCTTCCGGCGTTTGTCGCGGCGCATTCAGAATTCGATGGGCGATGTCACGCATGTCGCTTCCGAGGCGCTATCGGGTTATCGCGTGGTGCGTACTCACGGTGCCGAAGGCTATGAAAAGGCGCGTTTCGCCGAGGCCAGCGACTACAACCGCGAACAGAGCATGAAGGTGGCGTTGACCAAGGCCGTCAGCACGCCGGTCATCCAGTTATTGGTGGCGCTTTCGCTGGCGGGATTGGTATGGCTGGCAATGTCGCCGGCCTTGATGGCCTCGATGACGCCGGGCGAGTTTGTGGGCTTCATCACTGCCGCGTCGTTGATGGCCAAGCCGGTGCGGCAGCTCACCGAGGTCAATAGCACGATCCAGAAGGGACTGTCGGCCTCGCAGGAGTTGTTTGGTCTTCTCGAGCAACCTTCTGAAGTCGACGAAGGCACCTATGTGCCGACGCGCATCGACGGACGTGTGCGTTTCGAGGGCGTTCGCTTTCATTATGGCGAGGACCAGGGCGAGGTGCTCAAAGGCATCGATCTGGATATCCCCGCCGGCGAGATGATCGCTATCGTGGGCCGTTCTGGCAGTGGCAAGTCGACCCTGGTGAGCTTGTTGCCACGCTTTTATCGCCCCACCGAGGGACGAGTGATGTTGGATGACGTGGACATCCAGACATACTCGCTGTCGCCGCTGCGTCAGCGCATCGCGCTGGTCTCCCAGCAGGTAACGCTTTTTAATACCACCATCGGGGCCAATATTGCCTACGGACATCCCGAATCCGACCGGGAAGCCGTCGAGCACGCTGCGCGCGCCGCCTACGCGCATGAGTTCATCGAGCGTTTGCCCAATGGCTATGAAACCGTCGTCGGCGATAACGGGGTGATGTTGTCCGGCGGCCAGCGGCAGCGTCTGGCCATCGCGCGGGCGATTTTCAAGGATGCCCCTGTGCTGGTGCTCGACGAGGCCACCTCGGCGCTGGATACCGAGTCCGAGCGTTATATTCAGCAAGCGCTGGAAACGGTATGCCGCGGGCGCACGACCTTCGTCATTGCCCATCGCTTGTCGACCATTGAGCGTGCCGACCGTATTCTGGTCATGGAGCAGGGCGAGATCATTGAAAGCGGCACGCATACCGAATTGCTGTCGCAGGATGGCGCCTATGCCGCGCTTCACCAACTGCAATTCCAGGAGGCCGAGTGA
- the lpxK gene encoding tetraacyldisaccharide 4'-kinase: MSRLQDAWYRDAAWLMPLRPLAGLYASAMGARRRAYQRGTKTVWEPPVPLIVIGNLSVGGTGKSPLVAWMARWLTERGWRPGIVSRGYGGHARRYPLYVTPETSPAEAGDEPVMLAAQTGLPVAVDPDRPRAARKLVAAGCDILLSDDGLQHLAMGRDIELVVVDGARGFGNGRCLPAGPLREPLSRLEDVDAVISNGPLQQDLPVPHYSMHLAPSRWRHLIDDVCYPIEGRPFNGRVHALAGIGHPSRFFETLAGLNVEFDPCPLADHHRFDAADLQFSDNRPVVMTAKDAVKCRPFAHERCWVLDVEAHPDPALMTWLEGRLAALTER, encoded by the coding sequence GTGAGTCGCTTGCAGGATGCCTGGTACCGTGACGCGGCCTGGCTCATGCCGTTGCGTCCTTTGGCGGGGCTGTATGCTTCGGCCATGGGGGCGCGACGCAGGGCCTATCAGCGTGGCACGAAGACGGTCTGGGAACCCCCAGTGCCGTTGATCGTGATCGGCAATCTTTCCGTGGGAGGAACCGGCAAATCACCCTTGGTGGCATGGATGGCGCGTTGGCTTACCGAGCGTGGCTGGCGACCGGGCATCGTGTCGCGCGGCTATGGTGGTCACGCACGTCGCTATCCGCTGTACGTGACGCCGGAAACATCGCCTGCGGAAGCAGGTGACGAACCGGTCATGCTCGCGGCGCAGACAGGGTTGCCCGTTGCGGTCGACCCCGACCGCCCGCGCGCCGCGCGCAAGCTGGTCGCCGCCGGTTGTGACATCCTGCTGTCCGATGATGGGCTGCAGCATCTGGCCATGGGGCGCGATATCGAACTCGTGGTGGTGGATGGCGCGCGTGGCTTCGGCAATGGTCGCTGTCTGCCCGCGGGGCCGCTGCGCGAACCGCTTTCTCGGTTGGAAGACGTGGACGCAGTCATCAGCAACGGCCCCCTGCAGCAGGACTTGCCGGTGCCTCACTACAGCATGCATCTGGCGCCGTCGCGTTGGCGGCATCTGATCGATGACGTTTGCTACCCCATCGAGGGGCGGCCGTTCAATGGGCGCGTGCATGCCCTGGCCGGGATCGGCCATCCTTCGCGTTTCTTCGAGACGCTGGCGGGATTGAACGTCGAATTCGACCCTTGCCCGTTGGCCGATCACCATCGATTCGATGCCGCCGACCTGCAATTTTCCGACAATCGGCCGGTGGTCATGACGGCCAAGGATGCGGTCAAGTGTCGTCCTTTCGCGCACGAACGGTGCTGGGTACTAGATGTCGAAGCGCATCCTGATCCGGCGCTTATGACCTGGCTAGAAGGCCGCTTGGCGGCGCTGACCGAGAGGTGA
- a CDS encoding Trm112 family protein, with translation MDKQMLAMLVCPHCQGKLKYDRERGELKCYFDGLAYPVEDEIPVMLAEQARRMDADEKLAKTRSGAGEARGGAT, from the coding sequence ATGGATAAGCAAATGCTGGCAATGCTGGTGTGCCCACACTGCCAGGGCAAGCTCAAGTACGACCGCGAGCGCGGTGAGCTCAAGTGCTACTTCGATGGCCTGGCATACCCCGTGGAAGACGAAATCCCGGTGATGCTGGCAGAACAAGCGCGTCGTATGGACGCTGACGAGAAGCTGGCCAAGACCCGTAGCGGCGCCGGAGAAGCACGGGGTGGCGCTACATGA
- the kdsB gene encoding 3-deoxy-manno-octulosonate cytidylyltransferase yields MSDVVVVIPARYGSSRLPGKPLLEIHGEPMIARVWRRACQSRATRVVVATDDARIETAMRPYEAEVMLTERDHPSGTDRLAEVAARLDLDADTLVVNVQGDEPLIPASLIDQVARRLADDASASIATLAEPIGDVETLFNPNVVKVVRDLYGRALYFSRAPVPWDREGFAQRPEHLETDAWLRHIGLYAYRAGFLAEYVDWLPSPLEQLEQLEQLRAMHHGHRIQVALASEAHPAGVDTQEDLDRVRRLITEEESAT; encoded by the coding sequence ATGAGTGATGTGGTCGTGGTGATACCGGCGCGTTATGGCTCGTCGCGGTTACCAGGCAAGCCCTTGTTGGAGATTCACGGCGAGCCCATGATCGCGCGCGTATGGCGACGCGCCTGCCAAAGCAGGGCGACGCGTGTGGTGGTAGCCACCGATGATGCGCGTATCGAGACGGCCATGCGGCCCTATGAGGCCGAGGTCATGCTGACCGAGCGCGATCATCCCTCCGGCACCGATCGCCTCGCCGAAGTGGCGGCACGTCTTGACCTGGATGCCGACACCCTCGTGGTCAACGTGCAAGGCGATGAACCGCTCATTCCGGCGTCGCTGATCGACCAGGTGGCACGACGTCTCGCCGACGATGCGAGTGCCTCGATCGCCACTCTGGCGGAGCCCATCGGCGACGTCGAGACCTTGTTCAACCCCAACGTGGTCAAGGTAGTGCGCGATCTATACGGGCGCGCACTGTATTTCTCCCGGGCGCCGGTGCCCTGGGACCGAGAGGGCTTCGCTCAGCGTCCCGAGCATCTCGAGACCGATGCCTGGCTGCGCCATATCGGGCTCTATGCGTACCGAGCCGGTTTCCTGGCCGAGTATGTCGACTGGCTGCCATCGCCGCTCGAGCAGTTGGAACAGCTCGAGCAATTGCGTGCCATGCATCATGGGCATCGCATTCAGGTGGCGCTGGCCAGCGAAGCCCATCCGGCGGGGGTCGATACGCAGGAGGACCTTGACCGGGTGCGTCGCCTGATCACCGAGGAGGAGAGCGCGACATGA
- a CDS encoding low molecular weight protein-tyrosine-phosphatase: MIRILFVCLGNICRSPTAEGIVRARLHAAGLAEAVALDSCGTGRWHVGESPDPRAQEEARARGIDIASLCARQLRIDDFHAFDYLLAMDADNLAHMRRMAPADCQAHLGLLLDFAGPPGRSVPDPYYGAGDGFANVFALIEQAADGLIETCRQRLEVQRSEPGDGAR; the protein is encoded by the coding sequence ATGATCCGTATTCTCTTCGTGTGCCTGGGCAATATATGCCGCTCGCCCACTGCCGAAGGCATCGTCAGGGCGCGTTTGCATGCGGCAGGCCTCGCGGAGGCCGTGGCGCTCGATTCCTGCGGCACCGGGCGCTGGCATGTGGGGGAGTCGCCCGATCCGCGAGCTCAGGAGGAAGCGCGGGCACGAGGCATCGACATCGCCTCGCTATGCGCGCGCCAGCTCCGTATCGACGACTTCCATGCGTTCGATTACCTGCTGGCCATGGACGCCGACAACCTAGCTCATATGCGACGTATGGCGCCTGCCGACTGTCAGGCGCATCTCGGTCTGCTGCTGGATTTTGCAGGGCCCCCCGGACGCTCGGTGCCGGATCCGTATTACGGAGCGGGGGATGGTTTTGCCAATGTGTTCGCCTTGATCGAGCAGGCTGCCGACGGCCTGATCGAGACCTGTCGTCAACGCCTTGAAGTGCAGCGTTCGGAGCCTGGCGATGGCGCTCGCTAA